Below is a window of Thermodesulfomicrobium sp. WS DNA.
GCCCTCTTCTAAAGGGGCTCTCGCTTCGCCGGGGTAGCTCAGTCGGTAGAGCAGGGGACTGAAAATCCCCGTGTCGGCAGTTCAATTCTGTCCCCCGGCACCACCAGCACGAATCCCTCATGGTTTTCGCCATGAGGGATTTTTGTTCTGTTTGCGATGTGTTCCGCGATTGCCGCCCGCAAGCGACGACCGTCTGGCCGCGGGCAGTTCCATATGCGCCCCCCAGAAAAGACACGCCCCTCGGGGCCCCATCTCGGCATGCAGCGCCCATAACGCCGCCCTCGGGGAGCCGGAGGCCCTAGGGCGAACCAATTGCCCTGCCTCCCAAGGCATGCTAGGGGATACGCCAATACTCAAGGAGGCCCTATGGAGATTATCCGCCACGATCCGCCCTCGCTCCCCTGTCCCCGGGGGCGTACCGCACAGATCACCATCAAGAGCTTCAAAGGGCGCAAAAACGTCGATGTCCACCTGTTCCGCCCCGCCTGGGACGAAGGGGAAGACGCCGACTGGCTGTGGGAAGAGCTCGTGGAACCCGGAGACGAGGACGCCATGGCGCAAACCCGGGAGGTGATCCTCGAGACCTTCACCTCGGAAGAGCTCGAGGCCCTGGTCCACTACATTGCAGAACGCTACGGCGAACGGCTCACCACCATCCGTACCGGCGCGTTGCCGTTTCCGCTTCCGCCCGGCATCCGGGCGCTGCGCTCCATGCCCGAAGGCAAAGACATCGGCCGCATCCGGCTGGATCAGGTCCCCGGCTACCGACTATCCTTCCCGGTGCACGGACTCTACGACCTCGCCCAGCACGAGCCCATGGAAATCCCCGGCGTCCAGGATCCGGAGTAAACGGGCCACCCCATCGGCGTCGAGCCTGCGCATGACGACGCCGATATACTGCATGTGCCGGCGGCGCGCCTCACGGGAACGCATCCGGTGGCAGGCCGCGACGGCCTCTTCCACGTCTTTAGGCAACGCAAGCTGCAAAAGCACGGCAGGCGAGAGCGCCACCAGGCGTTCTCCCAGGCGCTGCAGGGCCTCCACAGCGCGTTTGCGCTGCGTGCGGCTTGGACGCGGCGATTCATGATGCACAGACAATCGTACCTCCTTCCAGCCGCCACCGGCCCTGCTGGGTCGGCAGCTGCACCGCGACTTCCAGGCGGCGGGCAAACTCCTCCCGCGATACCTCAAACCCGCCGAGGCGCACCATGTGCGGCGTGGTCTGCTGGCAATCGATGAGCTGGTACCCTGAACACGCCAAGGCATGGGCGAGGGTGACCAAGCCGACCTTGGACGCATCCGCTTCCAGGTGAAACATGGACTCCCCAAAAAACACTGCGCCCAAGGCCACGCCATAGAGCCCGCCCACCAGGCGCCCTTGACGCCACACCTCCACACTATGGGCAAACCCGAGCTCGTGCAGACGCCGGTAGGCCTCCTCCATGGCCGGCACAATCCAGGTCCCGAGCCCTCCAGGCCGAGGGATCGAAGCGCACCAACGAATCACGGCGGGGAAATCCGTATCCAGGGTAACGGTAAAGCGGCCCTGGCGCAGCACCCGGGCAAGACGCCGAGGCACGTGGACGCGACTCGGCTCGATGATGAGCCGCGGATGGGGATTCCACCACAAAATCGGCAGCCCATCGCCATACCACGGAAAGATCCCCTGCCGGTACGCGGCCAAAAGCCGCGCCGGGGAGAGATCGCCCCCCACGGCAAGGAGCCCA
It encodes the following:
- the yjgA gene encoding ribosome biogenesis factor YjgA, encoding MHHESPRPSRTQRKRAVEALQRLGERLVALSPAVLLQLALPKDVEEAVAACHRMRSREARRRHMQYIGVVMRRLDADGVARLLRILDAGDFHGLVLGEVVESVHREG
- the aat gene encoding leucyl/phenylalanyl-tRNA--protein transferase; translated protein: MAVAFLLPGAPFPPPASAEDDGLLAVGGDLSPARLLAAYRQGIFPWYGDGLPILWWNPHPRLIIEPSRVHVPRRLARVLRQGRFTVTLDTDFPAVIRWCASIPRPGGLGTWIVPAMEEAYRRLHELGFAHSVEVWRQGRLVGGLYGVALGAVFFGESMFHLEADASKVGLVTLAHALACSGYQLIDCQQTTPHMVRLGGFEVSREEFARRLEVAVQLPTQQGRWRLEGGTIVCAS